AGTCTTGCTTCACGACGCTacgaaacgtttttattttatatgagccTTTGTACCAATTCGGAAGTAACTTGTACATGTTTAAAGTCTTAGAGAGTTTATACGTTGAGTCGGTTGAGTTGTTACTTACGAAACTAGGACGATTCATGAAAGATGTGGTACTAAGGAAATTcattctgtttgttttgtttatgaaacgactgttgttttgtattacgaatatacaaaatatacactAGCTTAGTGCATATTAcccgacataatattataataaagcacATTAAAGCAACTATTTTAGCAATTCTAACTAATAATCaacaaattaacaatattggCAATTTGCTCTCgaaaatgtattcaaacaaataatatagttttgcggtatattataattgtgtataatGTGTATACggtttatatttacaatacacGTTTCTATAAATAGCTGTTTTCATTGTTTCAGAGTCATTACTATTGAAAATCGTTCGGGTGTCAGTGCCTACATACAGGGTGAGGGGGCAGCCAGCACAGTTCGAATGCGACTACGAACTAGGCGAAGATACCCTGTACTCAGTAAAATGGTACAGGGACAACGAAGAGTTTTATCGCTACATGCCCAAGTTCGAGTCACCGAAACACGCGTACAAATTAGAAGGGATCAAAGTTGATGTGAGTAGATACGAAGTTGTAAGACTATAAGACAGCGGCCATTCCTGTTCTTAATCACTTGACATTGTGTCAATTGCGAGGACCAACTGATgtaatttgtgtttttgttgaCTTAAGATACCGACGGCAACAATCGtttctaaagaaaataacattctcaagtccataaattattatatgttcGATTTGCAATTAATACTAAAAAATCTGAGCTCTTTTGAGTTAAGTACTCATAAAGtgcttaattaaattttcaacgAATATGATTCTGACACACGTAGTTacactattaaatattatgtataaactgacataacattttaatgtgtttaattaaataataactgtacattttatttgtccaacaatattttgttagtcAGCAGACTCCCTAGCCGCATCTAAATATGACACATTGTTtggttaaaatattacaatttaaagtTTCACTCGGTACATAACGTAGTTTACTTTAGAAAATTAACGCTCTGTAACCGATGCCACCATATTTTGATGAGGTTAACCGCATCGTCTGTATACTCTGTTCTATCTTGTGAATTCCCTTTGTAACAATGAGAAGTCGACCAAAATGCGCCTACTTTAATATTCCCTTATTCTGTTATAGGTATTGCAAGTCATTCTACTCCCCTTAGTTTACGTAAGCAATATTTGAACAATGTCTAACTCAACCAtcttttttgtttaacaaataagatTTATTGTTCCGTGTAAGTAAATTTATGAGTAAGTCAATACGAAATATTACCGATGTCAGCCCTAACAAGACGGAATATAAATTGTACATACAATGAAACTATCGAACGTTATGAAAGGCTATAAGGCAAATTATCGTATAATTTGAAAGGTTTTCTTTGAATCTCATTCTTTAAAGAGGTTATGTAGTCCGGTTATCTATTCGGGGAGCACAATAGGGTACGCCGACGAACACTGACAAAAGATCGGGATAGAAATGAGCCGAAGCCACACAATCCATACGAGACCATTGAGGAGAACTATCGTCTAAGCTAGTGGAAACGTGCTCAACAAAATTACTTGTACTGATTTAGCAAGTATTCCATTTTCCTTATTGATcaagatatatgtatattgtcaTTTTGTTTGCCTGTTTCTAAGTTATTAAAGTTACCATAAAATACTttgttgtaaacaaaatatattgaagcacaactttattaatattcgTTAAAGATTACAATCGCAAATTATAGCCTACATGTTAATGCCTACGGCTTCGGAAGCAAGCCTATTATTCGAATTTCCGGAGAACAACTTTTAGCTTGACTTAATTCAAGGTGATATTAACGATTCTAAAACTTAATCCTGAACATTCCAATATATAGTACAGTGATGGAATAAGACTGTCGTGTGGAGGAATGgaataaataaagtttgagAGTCAGAAGCATTTTAAGTGAGTCTTAAAAATCTCAGCGCTGAACAGTTTCGTCTCAGCAACGAGGTCATTCGTTAAATGGCACAACTTTTCTACGACTTCTAGCAATTAGCTCATTACacaatttttaatagaaatatatttttctctgcCATTCTCagtataaaaaaaggaaattttctTAGCAATTCCATTTTCTATATAATTGAGAAATTCTGTGTGGGCTTATATAATAACGtccataataattttaatgtaccttTACCTCTTTGGAAAAAGTTGCtcttttataaagataattacttattttgtcTAACCAGTTTGATGCagtgtataattttgtataaaatccaAACCTATGAATAAATCTCTTTTACCTACATGAAAGCGATATGAAAACCcgttcagtattttttaagtttatcacGAAATAACTAACACACACATGCCGTCTTTgtttgactgcttccgtggcgcagtagtttaggtcaccacaccTCTACCATTACGTTGggaggtcgttggttcgattcccatacggaacaaatatttgtggaatcACTGTTCCAtgttcgggtctggttgtactttgtgtccgttgtttatatgtttgtaaaagtccccgcggcacaagagcaatttctTACAACGGGAGTTgtcctatttaaaaaaaaaaaatctgtaatttgtatattatttgttcataGTTACAAAAGTCAGACGACCGAAGAGTAATCTTGCATCAGGTGACGCTAAAGTCAAGTGGCTTATATCGATGCGAGGTGTCGGCAGAAGCGCCGAGTTTTGCGTCAGCAGCCGGCGAGGGTAGAATGGATgttatatgtaagtattataCACTAAAAACTAGCTTAAGAACAATACTTTAGAGACATTTGGTGAACTAGTTGATAGTTctggaaaaaaatatctaaatcgGATCATCTGTTTGGCTACGACTTACGGCTACGGCTCACTAGGAATAACACACATGCAGACttggtttaaaattgttttctattactttagttttataatCATTTACATGAAGTAAGTCTCGACTCGTAAGTCAGATTAGAAAAGTTGATgttttatttgacaaataaatatgctcattagttttgtgtaaaatcaataataagTACAATGAGATGTATGCCTGATATTTGTCAAGTCATtgtatattatcataataacgtttattaatgatgtttaaataatattgataatattatttgactATTGGTCGTTATAACAATCGTCAACAccgaaaataaattgaataaatgaccaagtttaatacaaaagtcttcctttttattttgtattcgtGTCTTTGTTAACTAAAGTAACTACattcctttatttattaaattttcgaGTACAAACTCAATTTGTCTCTTTGACTCCAGACAACAAAAGGAAACCATTATTTCAATTTGGATTTTGTATTACAAACGCAGTAGTTTTATTCTGGGATCTAGCTTTAAGCAAAGCAttgttgatattatattattatgattataaggGGCGCTATTTTAAACGGCTATTAAATTGCCGGCTATTTAATTGTTGTTTGTCattcttattatttatgtacagaCACACCatttatactgttttattatatgtatagataattattgaacctgtaaataaaactaataatctTGTCATACTTGAATAATATCAAGCaagcaaatacatatttttgaataaaatgccgaaccattataaaagaaaaaacgacaacagaattattacgtaaaatgcttcaacaacaataacaaacGTAAGATCATACAGTTTATCAACGTCTATTCAGAACGATCAAATCCAAAGCTGACAGTTATGATTGCAATAAACGTTTGTATTTTTACACAGATTTACCGAGAGAGGGTCCAAGAATAACAGGCAACGAACAAGAGAACAGAAGAGGGGACTCCTTGTTCCTTAACTGTACGTCGGGCCGGTCATACCCCGCGGCGATACTCAGTTGGGATATTGATGGAGAGAAGGTActattaacattgttaatgtaaacatggaaatatgtttttttgtcaATATACTTAGGCTCTGTTATTGTTGAGGAAGTTTGATGAATATTAGGGTGATCGATGTTAAACATAACAATTTTGGATATTAATTTACGATCGTGGTTGGAATAATGTGATCTTTTGATAaacgattatttattatttgcaagATAAATTAGTTTGGAAACAAGTTGATTTGAAAAACTTTAGAGTTGAGTTAGTTGAGCTATTAATTGTTTGTCATTTTAACAATCGTAGATCGAATGTATTCGAGAGATAGGAGGATAATAGAACTAGATTAGATTAGGGGgatttaagtaatattaaaacgtttatcGTCTTCGTCAACTAAAGGTCAAAGATACACAGTCATCAATTTTAACATGAATGgtcatataaatataactttatgctatttattataaaaatgaaataaaagaataaaattttaacgaacATTCAGTAAGTGCCAATAAAAGTCCGTTCACGTTACGAAATtaagcaatttatttgtttaatttacgaCCAAGcttttttagatatttaatgacggactttaatatttttgatgataaaattataatgcgCATCTTTAATTTACTGTGCAAGTTAATTAACTTGGTTTTCATTTTGCGCTGGTCGAAATACAGTACGGCGTGTAATAGATTTCATTACAGGCCAGAGAtcgttattaatataattattagctCGAACGCCGAGCTTCATCCTGATATTTGACCCTTTAAACGAGTTTCGGTAATTCGACCTCTTCTTTTATCCTAAggttttttcaaattttaacttTGTTTGAATCCCTACACAGCCTTATTAAACTGCCGGGTcgtatttatcttttttaatttcgCTGTAATTTGCGATTTTAGCAGGGctcattttgtttttacttagaAATATGTGATTGGTAAAATGGTTCTATTTGTAGGTTCAAAGAAAATTTCCAAGAACGTAAAATACAAGGGTATTGCAAAGATTTGGCTATAGCAGATGTTGATCTTGAGTTTGACTTTTACCcctaataattattgtacagCCCGAATTTCACTACACAGGAAATTCACCGATATAAAGGATTAAACTGTTGAGAATTCGACTCTGAATTggtattattttagtagatgAATCCATTTACAAGGTCCCTGCTCACAATGGTTAGTTAGCATGAAATTTATGAACAATTATCGCGTCAAATGTTCCGAATCGAAGGGTCTTGCACGCTCCGGACTGGAGTTCGCTCTGAACTACTATTTGTGGGCATCCCGACGTTGCTGTTAAACTCGAACCCGACTAATTACTGTTGACGTAAATACCGAAAATTTGAATGTATTGCACTATTAATGGTTTTGgctttgttaaattaattacattgtttttaggcgatgttaatatttaagtaagaGTTTCCCTTTTATTAGTGGACACTCTAGCTACACTAATTAAAGGCTAAAGATAAGTTTGTACAAAGAGTatagtgcctcgattctctactactatcgactaccgacaaccgaactgtcatcaagaaattttgtatgaaaatcggatcaacgcctctgacgggtgtcgtaggaaacattttggcagtacattctaaatgtcaaaatttcgatagctagccggttgtcggtagtcgatagtggtagagaatcgaggtactgttagCATCATTCAGTTGAAATAAACAGGCAAATCTAGTAAAAGTTAAAATGgatttgtttaagtatttaattcaCAAGTATTAAAGGTTAAGGTtcaagtataataaaaatctatttgcaAAATTAAGTAGAGAGTCAttcaaataataactaaaacgAGGCTTAAAAGCACAACACTCCATTCCGTCCTTCTCAAAAATTGATCCATACTAATTGCCGTCCCAAAATCACAAAAATTGACCGATTCCCTTTAACCTCTACCGTCCGTTCATAAAGTCTAATTAAAACAGATTTCACAGATTACCAATGTCGGCACTCTAATTGGTTACGGCGAATCAATTGACCGAGGTTTATTATAACGAATTTATCATATCAATAGAAATAGATTCACTTTGAATGGGGCTCTCGGCGCCCCGTAGACGGCTTGCCCGCTTTGTATGCCTGTCAAGCCCAGCACAGGATGGGGgaaattgttataattacaGAGCTTGTTAGGCAGCTTTATGATCACAATAATGCAATGCTATAGGCACAAAGGCTGGTTGTCTAGTATTgcaagtttttgttttgtaaaactgatatattgtataatactGTCTGAGAATAGTATCAAATGTTCGTCTTGTTTGCTTTTCTTGTCTAAGACTAAACAGGAAGAAAATTTAAACAAGTAAGAACAATTTACAACAgacttatattactattatgataaactttaataaaatttgtatatttgCAATTCTACCTGGTTTCAGTTAATGACACAACGTGACAGATATGCAAATACAAACACTAAGttaataactattaaacttgttacaatacctattattataaactatgtaatagccaaaaaaaatagtatgtaagagcaagtgataattatttctaatacacatatacacatattattagaaaagtcattggtacATTGCCTCGGGTTCGTGCCAACTTAAACTGGCGGTTCTATgtaacataaattttaataaatcttgtttttcGTAGGTCACGGACCCAGAGCTACTCGTAGAATACCCTCCAACGCAGCACGCACACGGGCTACTGTCAACAGCGTTAGGGCTCCGAGTACCGGTCGGGAAGACCATGCAAGTGCGGTGTACGGCAAGAGTCGCACCAGCCTGGCGGGAAGGCAGCGAGGCTGTTGTCGGGAACAGCCAGCTTGCTGACAGCAAAGAAGCTATGCTATTAGGTAAGTTACTATTTAGCTTACGTAATATATTATTCTCTTAAGAGTAAGTTGGGGGAAAATGCCATTTGTTACGTTTCCAAGCAATTcactgtaaattaatttatttgaatttatagtatccaaggaaatattatatttgtttgtttgttacgtcTTCAAACCTCCAAGTCCGAACCAAATTTCAGTTTATGACTTAAAAAGAACGTTACGATAAAAAACAGCCTATTTATTTCCGCAATCAACGTTATTACTAATGTTTTGAATCACGTACattaacgaatatttttttaaactctcgcgacttgtgcacataatatttaatgcaacaggttttaaacgcgattaaaaattaaaggttatgataccttattgaccacggtcgatgcaatccgatcgaaacgtcgagtaaacaaataaggtatcttaatcttaattttcaatcgcgtttaagacccgttgcattataatattcttatactacaactattattcatttatttattaaacattacaaGCTTACAGTGTTCACCAAAGCGCTTATATGTTATTCTAAGTTACATACAAcagtttataatatactatactaagtagcacaaacaataacaaatcaaaaataacaattatgtaCAATAAAATTCTACCTTATCAACAATACACACAcaataaatcttaattatactactttgacgtggcttgacgactgttatcttaattgacaacagccgggaccgacattttacgtgccctcgaaAGCACGgggacgcccagctcaaataccacgcGGTCacacatctatggaatgaccgcgccaaagtttgcttaacccacagatcgtttaccgactggtgagtgcaactagctaCGGACATTCAGTATAACGTCTTGAGTTT
The genomic region above belongs to Anticarsia gemmatalis isolate Benzon Research Colony breed Stoneville strain chromosome 5, ilAntGemm2 primary, whole genome shotgun sequence and contains:
- the LOC142973337 gene encoding uncharacterized protein LOC142973337, translating into MRMYVLLAAVLSLLIKESLLLKIVRVSVPTYRVRGQPAQFECDYELGEDTLYSVKWYRDNEEFYRYMPKFESPKHAYKLEGIKVDLQKSDDRRVILHQVTLKSSGLYRCEVSAEAPSFASAAGEGRMDVIYLPREGPRITGNEQENRRGDSLFLNCTSGRSYPAAILSWDIDGEKVTDPELLVEYPPTQHAHGLLSTALGLRVPVGKTMQVRCTARVAPAWREGSEAVVGNSQLADSKEAMLLVRSSSEASALSVMLLTLSLALSFRSLMQSET